From a single Phocoena sinus isolate mPhoSin1 chromosome 1, mPhoSin1.pri, whole genome shotgun sequence genomic region:
- the ADAMTS4 gene encoding A disintegrin and metalloproteinase with thrombospondin motifs 4, with the protein MSRTDSHPGRGLAECCLWGIQPCLLLPSVPVSELLLLLLASLLPSAWPASPLPREEEIVFPEKLNDSVLPGLGTPARLSYRLPAFGETLLLELEQDPGVRVEGLTVQYLGRAPELLGGAEPGTYLTGTINGDPESVASLHWDGGALLGVLQYRGTELHIQPLEGGTPNSAGGPGAHILRRKSPASGQGPICNVQAPPGNPSSSPRRAKRFASLSRFVETLVVADDKMAAFHGAGLKRYLLTVMAAAAKAFKHPSIRNPVSLVVTRLVILGPGEEGPQVGPSAAQTLRSFCAWQRGLNTPEDSDPDHFDTAILFTRQDLCGVSTCDTLGMADVGTVCDPARSCAIVEDDGLQSAFTAAHELGHVFNMLHDNSKPCVGLNGPGSTSRHVMAPVMAHVDPEEPWSPCSARFITDFLDNGYGHCLLDKPEAPLHLPVTFPGKDYDADRQCQLTFGPDSRHCPQLPPPCAALWCSGHLNGHSMCQTKHSPWADGTHCGPAQACMGGRCLHVDQLQDFNIPQAGGWGPWGSWGDCSRSCGGGVQFSSRDCTRPIPRNGGKYCEGRHTRFRSCNTQDCPTGSALTFREEQCAAYNHRTDLFKNFPGPMDWVPRYTGVAPRDQCKLTCQARALGYYYVLEPRVVDGTPCSPDSSSVCVQGRCIHAGCDHVIGSKKKFDKCMVCGGDGSSCSKQSGSFRKFRYGYNDVVTIPAGATHILVRQQGTPGVRSLYLALKLPDGSYALNGEYTLIPSPTDVVLPGAVSLRYSGATAASETLSGHGPLAQPLTLQVLVAGNPQNVRLRYSFFVPWPTPSTPRPPPQDWVHRKAQILEILRRRSWAGRK; encoded by the exons ATGTCCCGGACGGACTCGCATCCCGGGAGGGGCTTGGCGGAGTGCTGCCTGTGGGGAATCCAACCCTGCCTGCTGCTCCCCAGCGTGCCCGTCTCCgagctgcttctgctgctgctggcctccctcctgccctcagcctggccggccagccccctcccccgggAGGAGGAGATCGTGTTTCCAGAGAAGCTCAACGACAGCGTCCTGCCTGGTTTGGGCACCCCTGCCAGGCTGTCGTACCGCTTGCCAGCCTTTGGGGAGACGCTGCTATTAGAGCTGGAGCAGGACCCCGGCGTGCGGGTGGAGGGGCTGACGGTGCAATACCTGGGCCGGGCGCCTGAGCTCCTGGGTGGGGCAGAGCCGGGCACCTACCTCACTGGCACCATCAACGGAGATCCGGAGTCGGTGGCATCTCTGCACTGGGATGGGGGAGCCCTGTTAGGGGTGCTGCAGTATCGAGGGACCGAACTCCACATCCAGCCCCTGGAAGGAGGCACCCCTAACTCTGCTGGTGGGCCTGGGGCTCACATCCTACGCCGGAAGAGTCCAGCCAGCGGCCAGGGCCCCATTTGCAACGTCCAGGCTCCTCCCGGGAACCCCAGTTCCAGCCCACGAAGAGCCAAG CGCTTTGCTTCACTGAGTAGATTTGTGGAGACCCTGGTCGTGGCAGATGACAAGATGGCGGCATTTCACGGTGCTGGGCTAAAGCGCTACCTGCTGACGGTCATGGCAGCAGCGGCCAAGGCCTTCAAGCACCCAAGCATCCGCAACCCTGTCAGCTTGGTGGTGACTCGGCTAGTGATTCTGGGGCCAGGTGAGGAAGGGCCCCAAGTAGGGCCCAGTGCCGCCCAGACCCTGCGCAGCTTCTGTGCCTGGCAGCGAGGACTCAACACCCCCGAGGACTCGGACCCTGACCACTTTGACACGGCCATTCTGTTTACCCGTCAG GACCTGTGTGGGGTCTCTACTTGTGACACTCTAGGCATGGCTGATGTGGGCACTGTGTGTGACCCAGCTCGGAGCTGTGCTATCGTGGAGGATGACGGGCTCCAGTCAGCCTTCACTGCTGCTCATGAACTGG GCCATGTCTTCAACATGCTCCATGACAACTCAAAGCCATGTGTTGGTCTGAATGGGCCTGGGAGTACCTCCCGCCATGTCATGGCTCCTGTGATGGCTCACGTGGATCCCGAGGAGCCCTGGTCCCCCTGCAGTGCCCGCTTCATCACCGACTTCCTGGACAATGGCTATG GGCACTGTCTCTTAGACAAGCCAGAGGCTCCCCTGCATCTGCCTGTGACTTTCCCCGGCAAGGACTACGATGCTGACCGCCAGTGCCAGCTAACCTTTGGGCCTGACTCACGCCATTGTCCGCAGCTGCCGCCGCCCTGTGCTGCCCTCTGGTGCTCTGGCCATCTCAATGGCCACTCCATGTGCCAGACCAAGCATTCACCCTGGGCTGATGGTACCCACTGTGGGCCCGCACAGGCCTGTATGGGTGGCCGCTGCCTCCACGTGGACCAGCTCCAGGACTTCAAT ATCCCACAGGCTGGTGGCTGGGGCCCCTGGGGATCATGGGGTGACTGCTCTCGGAGCTGTGGAGGTGGTGTCCAGTTCTCTTCCCGGGACTGCACACGGCCCATCCCCCGGAATGGTGGCAAGTACTGTGAGGGCCGCCATACCCGCTTTCGTTCCTGCAATACCCAGGACTGCCCAACTGGCTCAG CGCTGACCTTCCGTGAAGAGCAGTGTGCGGCCTACAACCACCGCACTGACCTCTTCAAGAACTTCCCAGGGCCCATGGACTGGGTTCCTCGCTACACAGGTGTGGCGCCCCGGGACCAGTGCAAACTCACCTGCCAGGCGCGGGCACTGGGCTACTACTATGTGCTGGAGCCACGG GTGGTAGATGGGACCCCCTGTTCTCCAGACAGCTCCTCAGTCTGTGTCCAGGGTCGCTGCATCCATGCCGGCTGTGACCACGTCATTGGCTCCAAAAAGAAATTTGACAAGTGCATGGTGTGCGGTGGGGATGGttctagctgcagcaagcagtCTGGCTCCTTCAGAAAATTCAG GTACGGATACAACGATGTGGTCACCATCCCCGCAGGGGCCACCCACATCCTGGTCCGGCAGCAGGGTACCCCTGGTGTCCGGAGCCTCTACCTGGCCCTGAAGCTCCCCGATGGCTCCTATGCCCTCAATGGTGAATACACGCTGATACCCTCCCCgacagacgtggtcctgcccggGGCAGTCAGCTTGCGCTACAGCGGGGCCACTGCAGCCTCGGAGACACTGTCCGGCCACGGGCCCCTGGCTCAGCCTTTGACGCTGCAGGTCCTGGTGGCTGGCAACCCCCAGAACGTACGCCTCCGCTACAGCTTCTTCGTGCCCTGGCCAACCCCTTCAACACCACGCCCCCCTCCCCAGGACTGGGTGCACCGCAAGGCACAGATTCTGGAGATCCTCCGGCGGCGCTCCTGGGCGGGCAGGAAATAA
- the USP21 gene encoding ubiquitin carboxyl-terminal hydrolase 21, whose product MVSTMPQASEHRLGRTREPPLNVQPRVGSKLPFAPRARSKERRNPGPGPNPVLRPLPPRPGPPEERLKKLELGRGRTSGPRPRGPLRADHGVPLPGSPPPTVALPLPSRTNLARSKSVSSGDLRPMGIALGGHRGTGELGAALSRLALRPEPPTLRRSTSLRRLGGFSGPPTLLSIRTEPPTSHGSFHVISARPSEPFYSDDKMAHHTLLLGSGHVGLRNLGNTCFLNAVLQCLSSTRPLRDFCLRRDFRQEVPGGGRAQELTEAFADVIGALWHPDSCEAVNPTRFRAVFQKYVPSFSGYSQQDAQEFLKLLMERLHLEINRRDRRAPPVLANSPAPSQPRRGGALLEEPELSDDDRANLMWKRYLEREDSKIVDLFVGQLKSCLKCQSCGYRSTTFEVFCDLSLPIPKKGFAGGKVSLRDCFSLFTKEEELESENAPVCDQCRQKTRSTKKLTVQRFPRILVLHLNRFSASRGSIKKSSVGVDFPLQRLSLGDFASDKAGSPVYQLYALCNHSGSVHYGHYTALCRCQTGWHVYNDSRVSPVSENQVASSEGYVLFYQLMQEPPRCL is encoded by the exons ATGGTGTCCACAATGCCCCAGGCTTCTGAGCACCGCCTGGGACGGACCCGAGAGCCACCTCTTAATGTCCAGCCCCGAGTGGGATCCAAGCTACCATTTGCTCCCAGGGCCCGGAGCAAGGAGCGCCGAAACCCAGGCCCTGGGCCGAACCCTGTGTTACGACCTCTGCCTCCTAGGCCAGGTCCCCCTGAGGAACGGCTCAAGAAACTGGAGCTGGGACGGGGACGGACCTCAGGCCCTCGTCCCAGAGGCCCGCTTCGGGCAGATCATGGAGTTCCCCTGCCTGGCTCACCACCCCCAACTGTGGCTCTGCCTCTCCCATCAAGGACCAACCTAGCCCGTTCCAAGTCTGTGAGCAGTGGGGACTTGCGTCCAATGGGGATTGCCTTGGGAGGGCACCGCGGCACTGGAGAGCTAGGGGCTGCACTGAGCCGCTTGGCTCTCCGGCCTGAGCCACCCACTTTGAGACGTAGCACCTCTCTCCGCCGCCTTGGGGGCTTTTCTGGGCCACCCACCTTGCTCAGCATACGGACAGAGCCCCCTACTTCCCATGGCTCCTTCCACGTGATATCTGCCCGGCCCTCTGAACCTTTCTACTCCGATGACAAGATG GCTCATCACACACTGCTTCTGGGCTCTGGTCATGTTGGCCTCCGAAACCTGGGGAACACG TGCTTCCTGAATGCTGTGCTACAGTGTTTGAGCAGCACTCGGCCTCTTCGGGACTTCTGTCTGCGAAGGGACTTCCGGCAAGAGGTGCCTGGAGGGGGCCGAGcccaagagctcactgaag cctttgcagatgtgattggTGCCCTGTGGCACCCTGACTCCTGTGAAGCTGTGAATCCTACTCGATTCCGAGCCGTCTTCCAGAAATACGTTCCCTCCTTCTCTGGATACAG CCAGCAGGATGCCCAAGAGTTTCTGAAGCTCCTCATGGAGCGGCTGCACCTCGAAATCAACCGACGAGACCGCCGGGCTCCGCCAGTCCTGGCCAATAGTCCAGCTCCTTCCCAACCCCGCCGTGGAGGGGCTCTGCTAGAAGAACCTGAGTTAAG CGATGACGACCGAGCCAACCTAATGTGGAAGCGTTACCTGGAGCGAGAGGACAGCAAGATTGTGG ACCTGTTTGTGGGCCAGTTGAAAAGTTGTCTCAAGTGCCAGTCCTGTGGGTATCGCTCCACGACCTTCGAGGTTTTTTGTGACCTGTCCCTGCCCATCCCCAAG AAAGGATTTGCCGGGGGCAAGGTGTCCCTGCGGGATTGTTTCAGCCTTTTCACCAAGGAAGAAGAGCTAGAATCGGAGAATGCCCCA GTGTGTGACCAATGTCGGCAGAAAACACGAAGTACCAAAAAGTTGACAGTACAAAGATTCCCCCGAATCCTCGTGCTCC ATCTTAATCGATTTTCTGCCTCCCGAGGCTCCATCAAGAAAAGTTCAGTAGGTGTAGACTTCCCGCTGCAGCGACTGAGCCTAGGGGACTTTGCCAGTGACAAAGCCG GAAGCCCCGTATATCAGCTGTATGCCCTTTGCAACCACTCGGGCAGTGTCCACTATGGCCACTACACAGCCCTGTGCCGGTGCCAGACTGGTTGGCATGTCTACAACGACTCTCG TGTCTCCCCTGTCAGTGAAAACCAGGTGGCATCCAGTGAGGGCTACGTGCTGTTCTACCAACTGATGCAGGAGCCACCCCGGTGCCTGTGA
- the B4GALT3 gene encoding beta-1,4-galactosyltransferase 3 has translation MLRRLLERPCTLALLVGSQLAVMMYLSLGGFRSLSALFGREQEPTFDYSHPHDVYSNLSHLPGAPVAPGVPPAPQGLPYCPERSPLLVGPVSVSFSPVPSLAEIVERNPRVEPGGRYRPAGCEPRSRTAIIVPHRAREHHLRLLLYHLHPFLQRQQLAYGIYVIHQAGNGTFNRAKLLNVGVREALRDEEWDCLFLHDVDLLPENDHNLYVCDPRGPRHVAVAMNKFGYSLPYPQYFGGVSALTPDQYLKMNGFPNEYWGWGGEDDDIATRVRLAGMKISRPPTSVGHYKMVKHRGDKGNEENPHRFDLLVRTRNSWTQDGMNSLTYRLLARELGPLYTNITADIGTDPRGPQTPSGPRYPPGSSQAFRQEMLQRRPPARPDPLPAANHTAPHGSH, from the exons ATGCTGCGGAGGCTGCTGGAGCGACCCTGCACTCTGGCCCTGCTTGTGGGCTCCCAGCTGGCTGTCATGATGTACCTGTCGCTGGGGGGCTTCCGAAGCCTCAGCGCTCTATTTGGCCGAGAGCAGGAGCCGACATTTGACTACTCTCATCCCCATGATGTCTACAGTAACCTTAGTCACCTGCCTGGGGCCCCTGTTGCCCCAGGGGTCCCCCCAGCTCCTCAAGGTCTGCCCTACTGTCCAGAACGATCTCCTCTCTTAG TGGGTCCCGTGTCCGTGTCCTTTAGCCCAGTGCCGTCACTGGCAGAGATTGTGGAGAGGAATCCCCGGGTGGAACCGGGGGGCCGGTACCGCCCTGCAGGGTGTGAGCCCCGGTCCCGAACAGCCATCATTGTGCCCCATCGTGCCCGGGAGCACCACCTGCGCCTGCTGCTCTACCACCTGCACCCATTCCTGCAACGCCAGCAGCTTGCTTATGGCATCTATGTCATCCACCAG GCTGGAAACGGAACATTTAACAGGGCAAAGCTGTTGAATGTTGGGGTGCGGGAGGCCCTGCGTGATGAAGAATGGGACTGCTTGTTCTTGCACGATGTGGACCTCTTGCCAGAGAACGACCACAATCTGTATGTGTGTGACCCCCGAGGACCCCGGCATGTTGCTGTTGCCATGAACAAGTTTGGATACAG cctcccgTACCCCCAGTACTTTGGAGGGGTCTCGGCGCTCACTCCTGACCAGTATCTGAAGATGAATGGCTTCCCCAATGAATACTGGGGCTGGGGTGGTGAGGATGATGACATTGCTACCAG GGTACGCCTGGCTGGGATGAAGATCTCTCGGCCCCCCACGTCTGTGGGACACTATAAGATGGTGAAGCACCGAGGAGATAAGGGCAACGAGGAAAATCCCCACAG ATTTGACCTCCTGGTCCGAACCCGGAATTCCTGGACTCAAGATGGGATGAACTCACTGACATACCGATTGCTGGCTCGAGAGCTGGGCCCTCTCTATACCAACATCACAGCAGACATTGGAACTGACCCTCGGGGTCCTCAGACTCCCTCTGGTCCCCGTTACCCACCTGGTTCCTCCCAGGCCTTCCGTCAGGAGATGCTGCAGCGCCGGCCCCCAGCCAGGCCCGACCCTCTGCCTGCTGCCAACCACACAGCTCCCCATGGTTCACACTGA
- the PPOX gene encoding protoporphyrinogen oxidase isoform X2 — MRLCTVSPSVALVLSLTLKVASLAMDSLCRGVFAGNSRELSIRSCFPSLFQAEQTHRSILLGLLLGAGRGPQPDSALIRQARAERWSQWSLREGLETLPQALNTHLTSRGVSVLRGQPVCGLSLEAEGCWKVSLGDSNLEADHIISAIPASVLSKLLPAEAAPLARALSTITAVSVAVVNLQYRGGRLPVQGFGHLVPSSEDPGILGIVYDSVAFPEQDGSPPGLRVTVMLGGSWLRTLEARGSVLSQELFQKEAEKAAATQLGLKEPPSHCLVHLHKNCIPQYTLGHWQKLESATQFLAAQKLPLTLAGASYEGVAVNDCIESGRQAAARVLGTEPNS, encoded by the exons ATGAGACTGTGCACAGTTTCACCCAGCGTCGCCTTGGTCCTGAG TCTCACCCTTAAGGTGGCGTCTCTAGCCATGGACAGTCTTTGCCGTGGAGTGTTTGCAGGCAACAGCCGTGAGCTCAGCATCAGGTCCTGCTTTCCCAGTCTCTTCCAAGCTGAGCAAACCCATCGATCCATATTactggggctgctgctgggggcag GGCGGGGCCCACAGCCAGACTCAGCACTTATTCGCCAGGCTCGGGCTGAGCGCTGGAGCCAGTGGTCACTCCGTGAAGGGCTGGAGACATTGCCTCAGGCCCTTAACACCCACCTGACTAGTAGGGGTGTCAGTGTTCTCAGAGGCCAGCCAGTCTGTGGGCTCAGCCTCGAAGCAGAAGGGTGCTGGAAG GTGTCTCTAGGGGACAGCAACCTGGAGGCTGACCACATTATTAGTGCCATTCCAGCTTCAG TGCTCAGCAAGCTGCTCCCTGCTGAGGCTGCACCGCTGGCTCGTGCTCTGAGTACCATCACTGCTGTGTCTGTGGCTGTGGTGAATCTGCAGTACCGAGGAGGTCGTCTGCCTGTCCAG gGATTTGGACATTTGGTGCCATCCTCAGAAGACCCAGGCATCCTGGGAATCGTGTATGACTCAGTTGCTTTCCCTGAGCAGGATGGGAGTCCCCCTGGCCTCAGAGTGACT GTGATGTTGGGAGGTTCCTGGTTACGGACATTAGAAGCCAGGGGCAGTGTCTTATCTCAGGAGCTGTTCcaaaaggaggcagagaaagcagCTGCCACTCAGTTGGGACTGAAGGAGCCACCAAGTCACTGCTTGGTCCATCTACACAAG aacTGTATCCCCCAGTATACCTTAGGCCACTGGCAAAAACTGG AGTCAGCTACCCAATTCCTGGCTGCTCAGAAGCTGCCTTTGACTCTGGCCGGAGCCTCGTATGAGGGGGTTGCTGTCAATGATTGTATAGAGAGTGGGCGCCAGGCAGCAGCCCGTGTCCTGGGCACAGAACCTAACAGTTGA
- the PPOX gene encoding protoporphyrinogen oxidase isoform X1, whose amino-acid sequence MGRTVVVLGGGISGLAASYHLSRAPCPPKVVLVEGSERLGGWIRSVRGPDGAVFELGPRGIRPAGVLGARTLLMVSELGLDSEVLPVRGDHAAAQNRFLYVGGALHALPSGFRGLLRPSPPFSKPLFWAGLKELTTPRGKDPDETVHSFTQRRLGPEVASLAMDSLCRGVFAGNSRELSIRSCFPSLFQAEQTHRSILLGLLLGAGRGPQPDSALIRQARAERWSQWSLREGLETLPQALNTHLTSRGVSVLRGQPVCGLSLEAEGCWKVSLGDSNLEADHIISAIPASVLSKLLPAEAAPLARALSTITAVSVAVVNLQYRGGRLPVQGFGHLVPSSEDPGILGIVYDSVAFPEQDGSPPGLRVTVMLGGSWLRTLEARGSVLSQELFQKEAEKAAATQLGLKEPPSHCLVHLHKNCIPQYTLGHWQKLESATQFLAAQKLPLTLAGASYEGVAVNDCIESGRQAAARVLGTEPNS is encoded by the exons ATGGGCCGGACCGTGGTCGTGCTGGGCGGAGGGATCAGCGGCTTGGCCGCTAGTTATCACCTGAGCCGGGCCCCTTGTCCCCCCAAG GTGGTATTGGTGGAGGGCAGCGAGCGCCTGGGAGGCTGGATCCGCTCGGTACGAGGGCCAGATGGTGCTGTCTTTGAACTTGGACCTCGAGGAATTCGGCCGGCGGGAGTCCTGGGAGCCCGGACCCTGCTCATG GTTTCCGAGCTTGGCTTGGACTCAGAAGTGTTGCCTGTCCGGGGAGACCATGCAGCTGCCCAGAATAGGTTCCTGTATGTAGGTGGCGCCCTGCACGCCCTGCCCTCTGGCTTCAG GGGGCTACTCCGCCCTTCACCTCCCTTCTCCAAACCTCTGTTTTGGGCTGGGTTGAAGGAGTTGACTACGCCCCGGGGCAAAGACCCTGATGAGACTGTGCACAGTTTCACCCAGCGTCGCCTTGGTCCTGAG GTGGCGTCTCTAGCCATGGACAGTCTTTGCCGTGGAGTGTTTGCAGGCAACAGCCGTGAGCTCAGCATCAGGTCCTGCTTTCCCAGTCTCTTCCAAGCTGAGCAAACCCATCGATCCATATTactggggctgctgctgggggcag GGCGGGGCCCACAGCCAGACTCAGCACTTATTCGCCAGGCTCGGGCTGAGCGCTGGAGCCAGTGGTCACTCCGTGAAGGGCTGGAGACATTGCCTCAGGCCCTTAACACCCACCTGACTAGTAGGGGTGTCAGTGTTCTCAGAGGCCAGCCAGTCTGTGGGCTCAGCCTCGAAGCAGAAGGGTGCTGGAAG GTGTCTCTAGGGGACAGCAACCTGGAGGCTGACCACATTATTAGTGCCATTCCAGCTTCAG TGCTCAGCAAGCTGCTCCCTGCTGAGGCTGCACCGCTGGCTCGTGCTCTGAGTACCATCACTGCTGTGTCTGTGGCTGTGGTGAATCTGCAGTACCGAGGAGGTCGTCTGCCTGTCCAG gGATTTGGACATTTGGTGCCATCCTCAGAAGACCCAGGCATCCTGGGAATCGTGTATGACTCAGTTGCTTTCCCTGAGCAGGATGGGAGTCCCCCTGGCCTCAGAGTGACT GTGATGTTGGGAGGTTCCTGGTTACGGACATTAGAAGCCAGGGGCAGTGTCTTATCTCAGGAGCTGTTCcaaaaggaggcagagaaagcagCTGCCACTCAGTTGGGACTGAAGGAGCCACCAAGTCACTGCTTGGTCCATCTACACAAG aacTGTATCCCCCAGTATACCTTAGGCCACTGGCAAAAACTGG AGTCAGCTACCCAATTCCTGGCTGCTCAGAAGCTGCCTTTGACTCTGGCCGGAGCCTCGTATGAGGGGGTTGCTGTCAATGATTGTATAGAGAGTGGGCGCCAGGCAGCAGCCCGTGTCCTGGGCACAGAACCTAACAGTTGA
- the UFC1 gene encoding ubiquitin-fold modifier-conjugating enzyme 1, translated as MADEATRRVVSEIPVLKTNAGPRDRELWVQRLKEEYQSLIRYVENNKNADNDWFRLESNKEGTRWFGKCWYIHDLLKYEFDIEFDIPITYPTTAPEIAVPELDGKTAKMYRGGKICLTDHFKPLWARNVPKFGLAHLMALGLGPWLAVEIPDLIQKGVIQHKEKCSQ; from the exons ATGGCGGATGAGGCCACTCGGCGTGTCGTGTCTGAGATCCCGGTGCTGAAGACCAATGCCGGACCTCGAGATCGGGAGTTGTGGGTGCAGAGACTCAAGGAGGAATATCAGTCTCTTATCCGG TACGTGGAGAACAACAAGAATGCAGACAATGATTGGTTCCGACTGGAGTCCAACAAGGAAGGGACTCG GTGGTTTGGAAAATGCTGGTACATCCATGACCTCCTCAAATATGAGTTTGACATCGAGTTTGAC ATTCCTATCACATATCCCACTACTGCTCCAGAAATCGCAGTCCCTGAACTGGATGGAAAAACAGCAAAGATGTACAG GGGTGGCAAAATATGCCTGACTGATCACTTTAAGCCTTTGTGGGCCAGGAATGTGCCTAAGTTTGGACTAGCTCATCTCATGGCTCTGGGG CTGGGTCCGTGGCTGGCAGTGGAAATCCCCGATCTGATTCAGAAGGGAGTGATTCAGCATAAAGAGAAATGCAGCCAATGA